The sequence TGTTTCCAGCATTTGATGTGTAGGTGGAAAACCAGAAGTAGGTCAAGAAGGTCACCATGCTGAAAGTGATACGAGAAACAGGGTACAAATATGATTCAAATCCTGGTCAGATTCGAAGGCAAATCCACACTATTTTACGGAAGGATATAAATTCTCAAACATGTTTGAGTTCATAGAGCACAGTATTTTAttttacctcctcctcctcctgctgctgctgctgctgctctgggCTAAAGAGTACATGATTTATCTGATATTTGAGTTGCTTGTTcattgtgttatatatatatatatatatatatagtgattcaATCAACATGTCGACAGGTCAACCAACCTCGGTGGATATAGCAAACGCTACGTCGCAGACTTCATCTGCGGAGAATGAATGGATTCATTCGGTGGGTTGCAAATGCTAAAATGAGTATTTGCGGGAGCAGTAGCACTGCTGCTCATCCAACCCTGGAAGGGCCAACCAACCGTATGATGTCGCTGTGCCCACATCAACTCCATTTCACAGCATTTAAAGCATTCCAGCCGATGGGGACCTACATGTCTGTACCGACGGCCGAGTCTCTCCATAACGCTGCTGCCGTTGGCTCCATCGGTGGGCTCACCAGCAGTACCAGGTTGAGCTCCATGGTCGGTTGGTGTGGCTCATTCATAagcctctctcactctctctctctctctctctctctctctctctgtaagtcttcatcactctctctctctctctctctctctctctctctctctctctctctctgtaagtcttcatcactctctctctctctctcagacacgctcacacacacacacacacacacacagtaaaTCGGGAGCGGACGAGGGATGGGTGCCCGCCGAGATGATGAtatctcttcatggctttcagtcTTCCGACCCTCCTCATATGCACTTGCAGTTGTGTGGGGGCGGCCACCAGCCTTACTTTTGTCAGGATTCTGGGGACGATCCCCAGCCTGCCTTGGAGGAGGACGGCATGCTCTCACCGATGCATGGATATGGGACACGGATGAGCCCACCCAGTCgtggagagagtgagagagagcgcGAAAAGAGGAGTGACAACACGCCATAAAGCAACCCTACTCCTTCCTAGCTTTCACCACTCCCCTCTTTCTTACTCCTCCCAAGTCCTTGATGAGGACCATCGACATGGGAAGAAGCACTCCTCGTGACTCCCCGTCCtcccctttctcttcctcctccaccagaAGACACTTCCAGTGGAGGATAAACAAGTGTCCCAAGGAAGGAGCAGCTGAGAGGAAGGAGCGAGATGACCAGCCGGATGAAGAGAAAGCCGCTCCCTCTTTCTTGGCCTCCTCCTCATCCTGTCCTTGCCGAGAAGAGACGGCCGCCGCTGCTGTGCCCAAGAAGAAGAGGACTGCTTCGGTCGCAGACGCTGCGGTCTCCAGGCTTCGGTCGCTTCTCGCGGCCGCGCCTTTCCTCCGCCGGAACCGGATGGCGGGCCTCGGCGCCCACGTCACGGGGACGCTCTACGGGCACCGACGCGGCCACGTCCACCTCGCCTTCCAGGCGGACGGCAAGTCGTGCCCGGTGGTGCTGGTCGAGCTGGCCACGGCCACGAGCGCGCTCGTGCGCGAGATGGCCTCCGGCCTGGTGAGGATCTCGCTCGAGTGCGAGCGCAAGTCAGGCGGCGGCGGTGAGAAGGCGGAGACGACGACGACAACGGCGACGAGGCTGGTGGAGGAGCCGCTCTGGCGGGCGTACGTCAACGGCAAGAAGTGCGGGTTCGCGGTGCAGCGCGACTGCGGGCTGGCGGACTGGAAGGTACTGAGGGCCGTCGAGCCGGTGTCCATGGGGGCCGGTGTGATCCCAGGCGACGGCGGCAGCACCGACAGGGATGTGATGTACATGCGAGCAAGGTTTGAGAGGGTGGTCGGCTCCAAAGACTCGGAGGCCTTCTACATGATGAACCCCGACAACAACGGCGGCCCTGAGCTCAGTGTCTATCTTCTCAGAGTCTAACAACATCAGACTCTGCTGCTTTGTTTGTGATAATAGCCAAACTCCTTAACATTAAAGTGTAATCTACAGGTTGTGCTTAGGGTGGGATGAGTCGCCTTTCTACTTCTTCTCTGGGTATTGTAATCCGTCCTCTGTTACTGCTCACTGTGAACATAAATCTGCACTGGCTTTTTCCAAGGAAAGCTTCGGCACGGTCTTTTACTTCGCAGCTTGTTTACAGATCATGGCAAGCGTATCACTCGACTGTCAAGTAGAAGAAGAGGAGCTTCCTATGTTGTTTCGCTTCGGAAGATGATTCCAGTAGATTTCACAGGGTCTTGTCTCTGCCAAACAGCCAGAGGAATACAGAAACCTCCATTGCAGACGCTCCTCAATCATTGCTGCTGATGCTGCTGATGCTGCTGCTGCCAATTTGAAATGTTAAAGAGGTTTAATGGCAGAAGAGCTCCCACTTTGCTAAGGCCAAACAAAGTCCATTAAGGATTTCTGCAAGCATCATCATGATTGCAACCTGCTTTTCTAAAgctgtagcagcagcagcagcagcataaaGTGTGACTTGTgtggtgctttcttcttcttctcctccttggaTGCAACAAATCTTTGTTGTTGGTCAAAGTTTTCACATTTGATTCCCTGTAAGCTGCTCTTCAGTACCATCCAACCCTCATTATTTAGGGTACTATGATGTCAGAACAAGAAGCATCTTATTATTGTATGAAGCCTCATCGGATCCATTTTAGCGCACGGCTTTTGCCACACATCGTGCAGTGTGATGGACGCAACTCAACTTGTTCTTCTAGCTTTGCTTGGATTTTAGCTTTCTCCATGAATAAATACAATGGAGTAAAAGATCTATTGAATTAGGACAATATAGTTATTAACTTTACATCTCCTTTTATTTGAAAGAGTAAAAGATAATAGACTACAAAATATCCCTTCTTTTAGTGCTTTGTATCTTCCCCTATATTACAGTTGCTGCTATATGAACAGCTTTGATTGGGTTTGGGGATGATGAAGCCACACACTTTCAGTGTCTGTGTAATAACCAGTAAAGATGGTAAATTTCTTGCATGATTATAGTCTAACAAGGACATGAtgtatatctatatctatatatatatatatatatagagagagagagagagagagagagagagagagagagagagagagagatccacaTGAGACAATTCTGGGGACCATCTTTGCACAGATTAATGTCATGTTATTGTCAGGCAGGCACCTCCACATCATGTATCATCCTCAAGAAGATATCTTCtaataaatatttcaaaataatattaaaaaaattatgttgttCTTGTCAATCACCAATAGCAGATAGCAAGAGAACaatcttaaaaattaataataataaaatcaattaaaaaaatagtCGAGACAAGATTTAGCTGGTCTGACTGACACTCCTTATCTATGAGCTTCCTCTGCTTTCTCCTACTCTAATGGGGTGGTTCATCAAACATACTCCACAGCTGCAGCCATTCCATTAGGATCATCCTCCCTCGGTACCAAGTTGCCAGCCTTGAAGGGAGGGACAGAGAGTGACCAGTGTTGGGTACATCAGAGACCAACAAATCCCAGAGATTCCACCTCGGTTCTCGTGCTCCGTGGATCATCACCGTGCAACCCAACCCTGTTGTAGAGCTCTCCACGGGAACACGCTCTTCAGCTGCTGCCTCGAGAATTCTTCGTCTTGGTGGAGGATTCAAACAAAGCTCAGGCTTCCGCTTTGCGACTACATTAGTCTGTCGTTCGGAGCCTCTGCAATCATTGCCATGAATTCTGTGGCATGCAAAACTCATATGTGCTCGAATCCCGTTAAAGCGGCTCCTCTAAAATTTCCAGAGAGCAGTAAAGTGGGTGACGACCATGGAATTGGAGTTGCACTGtgcaatgcaatgcaatgcaGCACTTCAAATTTCAAGTCGCCTTTGTATCAATCATCATGCGTTACACAGCCTTCTGTGTGGGGGGGGAGAAATTAGCATCTCTGCtttatgcctttttcttttttatttctcttttcccttccttttacccttttttttttctttggatatATTAATTCTTTGTGAGTACAAATCGAGCAGTTATGGTCGGCTCACAGTCCAAAGACTAACTTTGGGCTCCATTAATGGACGCCATGGGCCTGGCCTTATAGTTATAAGCAAGACCCATAACCCGTTGGTATGAACACCGATTGTGTGCTTACCGTGCACAAGTCCAGCGACAAAGagggccaaaaaaaaaaattttggcgTCAAATCCTTGATGTTCCGCTTCCTTACTATCACTGACGGTGACCGGAATCTTGAACTTACGACCTTGTCCTCCACGACTATTACCCTACAGGCAAGAACCATAAACTGTTGGTATGAACACCGCCTGTGTGCTTACCGTGCATAAGTCCAGCGACAAAGAGGGCCAAAAACAATTTTTTTGGCGTCAAATCCTTGATGTTCCGCTTTCTTACTTTCACCGGAGGTGACCGGAATCTTGAACTTACGACCTTGTCCTCCACGACTATTACCTTACAAGCAAGACCAGCGACAAAGAGGGCCAAAAACAATTTTTTTGGCGTCAAATCCTTGATGTTCCGCTTTATTACTATCACCGATGGTGATCGGAAACTTGAATTTACGATTTTGTCCTCACGACTTTTAACTTACAACAAGTAAGACCCCTAAACCGTTGGTATGCACACCGCTTGTGTGCTTACCGTGCACGAGTCCAACGACAAAGAAGGCCAAAAACAATTTTTTGTCGTCAAATCCTTGATGTTCCGCTTTATTACTATCACCGATGGTGACTGGAATCTGGAATTTACGATTTTGTCCTCCACGACTATTAACTTACAAGTAAGACCCCTAAACCGTTGGTATGCACACCGCTTGTGTGCTTACCGTGCACGAGTCCAGCGACAAAGAGGGCCAAAAGAAATTATTTTGGCGTCAAATCCTTGATGCTCCGCTTTCTTACTCTCACTGATGGTGACCGAAATCTGGAATTTACGATTTTGTCCTCCACGACTATTACCTTACAAGCAAGACCCATAAACTGTTGGTATGAACACCGCCTGTGTGCTTACCGTGCACAAGTCCAGCGACAAAGAGGgccaaaaaaaattcttttggcGTCAAATCCTTAACGGTTCCGCTCTCTTATCAGCACCGGAGGTCACCAGAATCTTCAAACTTGCAGTCTTGTCCTCCGCACCTCGACGATGGCTACGCCCTTCCCTGCGACCTGCTAATGCCGTCGTCTTTGACGTGACGAAGAAGAAAGGAGGAGTTGCAGATCAAACGTGGGATCTCTCCGATTGGCGCGTGTTAATGTGGAATCCCCACATTACAAGCTATCCCCACACGTGTGTGACCGAAGAGGTTTCTACGTTGTGGAGCTGAGATAGAACGTAAAAATAAGGGAAGTCACgtctacattattattattattatttattcctTTGCTACGTGCAAAGAGATGGGTTCAGATACAAAAGATAGATAGTGAGGTccatcacacatcacatggtttGGAAGTCTGGAAGAGAAATAGAGCAGATGTTGATTCTGATACTATCTGTACGATCCAATAAACACACCCTATTCGTCTCTTCTTTCATCTCAGAACAATACTTTGCGAATGACTCGTGAATCTATTTTGGATTGAGTTGTCGGGTAGATTAGTATGCAGCAGAATTTGGTAGCGAAtgaaaaatataaattagatttCTCATCAATTGATTCCATTGCTGCCCTCAATCAAtttcagttttacttctaaaacgATCGATATACCAGCTCGAAAGCTGATCCGATCGATCGATCATGTGGTCTGTAGCTCCACACGACGCAAATCATGGTGGCCGGTTCCCCGGAAGAAACATGTGTTGCTTTTGTTGGCTCTTGAGTTAGGGAACGAATGGTTTGTTGCTAGTACTGCTTGCTGCACCTCCCATGCTACGTAACCTTGTCGATAGAGGTCAACCCATCGATATATTTCTTCATTTAATGATTATCTTTGTAGTTGACATTGAGCCTTGTGGATTAGAGACAACACTGTACATAAAATCCTTATTCTATTCCACTAATAGCTCGGCTTGGATCCTTGTGCTGCCAATAATTTCACAGCAGAAAATGGAGTCTTCTTCTCTACAGACTGATGAGGTAGACAAAAGGCCAAATTCATTGCACTGATGAATTCAGTTAGCATTACATCTGAGTTACAAATGAAAAGGGAAAGGGAACAAGTCCTTCCTGGCTTCAATCCATGGCTGTTTTGGGTCACTGCTTAGACCTGCGGTTCCTGTCTCCGTGAGTGGATAAGATGGCATCGATGGCTTCCTTTGCGTTCCCAACATCTGGTGCTTTCCCCCCTTGCGCCGGCCAGAACTCATCGGCTGCCAACACCTGCATGGGATTGATTCAAAGGCCTCATTCATTTATTTCATGCCGAAGAAAAATATTGTTCGGAAGGAAAACATCAATGTCTGATCTCGCTACCTTCACTTGCAACTGAAGGAACTTCACGTAGCTAATCGCTTTCTCTAGCATGGTCACCAAATCAACCTACGTAGATTTTAATGGAGAACACATGCGGCAGCTATTAGTGCTAATCAGACAACCGTGCAGGAAACAGAATTAGGAACGCGATTAGATGTGAAGTGAGACAAACCTTTGTGCCATCGGGAACGAGGCCTTGTAGAACTTTGAGCCGCTCACTGATCCGTTCCCTCCGGTTCTGCAACAAGGATGCATCTGTTAGTCGACCGAATCTGCGAGTTACCTCCGAGTGATTGATTCTCGGTCATGTTCTTGACCATCAAGCCATATTACTGAACCCGATGGAGACGAGGCAGATGAATGAGAACACCTTTGCTGCAATACTCTGAGGATCCTCGGATGGGCTAGACTTGTCTTTGGTCTTCCTAGCATTACCGCACTGCTTCTTGGGACTTTGCATATCACATGCGTACTGCATCATTGAATCCATGAAACCAACCACTTCATTAATCGGGTTACCTTGGTAAGCATCAGCATGATCAAATCTACAAATACCGTGCGCGGGCGCTTTTGCTCCATGCTTTCTTGAAGGCCATCGACAGCAGCAGCTGC comes from Musa acuminata AAA Group cultivar baxijiao chromosome BXJ3-3, Cavendish_Baxijiao_AAA, whole genome shotgun sequence and encodes:
- the LOC103977224 gene encoding protein MIZU-KUSSEI 1-like; protein product: MRTIDMGRSTPRDSPSSPFSSSSTRRHFQWRINKCPKEGAAERKERDDQPDEEKAAPSFLASSSSCPCREETAAAAVPKKKRTASVADAAVSRLRSLLAAAPFLRRNRMAGLGAHVTGTLYGHRRGHVHLAFQADGKSCPVVLVELATATSALVREMASGLVRISLECERKSGGGGEKAETTTTTATRLVEEPLWRAYVNGKKCGFAVQRDCGLADWKVLRAVEPVSMGAGVIPGDGGSTDRDVMYMRARFERVVGSKDSEAFYMMNPDNNGGPELSVYLLRV